In one window of Candidatus Omnitrophota bacterium DNA:
- the pyrH gene encoding UMP kinase yields MNKSPVYKRVLLKLSGEAMMGTQEHGIDAEMCASLASQIKEVCQMGAKVALVVGGGNIFRGQVASKRFGLDRSVADYMGMLATVLNGLALQNALEKVGVATRVMSAIQMHAVAEPYIRRRAMRHLEKNRVVIFVAGTGNPYFTTDTAAALRAAEIDADVIMKATKVDGVYTADPMKDKTAKKFQELRFIDVLKKNLKVMDATAISMCMDNNLPIVVFDLLKPGNIKKAVLGEKIGTIVH; encoded by the coding sequence GTGAATAAAAGCCCTGTCTACAAGCGGGTCCTTCTCAAGCTCAGCGGCGAGGCCATGATGGGCACCCAGGAGCACGGGATCGACGCCGAGATGTGCGCGTCGCTGGCCAGCCAGATCAAGGAAGTCTGCCAGATGGGGGCCAAGGTGGCGCTGGTGGTCGGCGGCGGGAACATCTTCCGCGGCCAGGTGGCCTCCAAGCGCTTCGGCCTCGACCGTTCGGTCGCCGATTACATGGGCATGCTCGCCACGGTCCTCAACGGCCTGGCCCTGCAGAACGCCCTGGAAAAGGTCGGCGTTGCGACCCGCGTCATGTCCGCGATCCAGATGCACGCGGTGGCCGAACCCTACATCCGCCGCCGGGCCATGCGGCACCTGGAGAAAAATCGCGTGGTCATTTTTGTGGCGGGGACCGGAAATCCGTATTTCACCACCGACACCGCGGCGGCCCTGCGCGCGGCGGAGATCGACGCCGACGTGATCATGAAGGCCACCAAGGTCGACGGCGTGTACACCGCCGATCCGATGAAGGACAAGACCGCCAAGAAATTCCAGGAATTGCGTTTTATCGACGTCCTCAAGAAGAACCTGAAGGTCATGGACGCCACAGCCATCAGCATGTGCATGGACAATAACCTGCCGATCGTCGTGTTTGATCTCCTGAAACCGGGCAACATCAAAAAAGCGGTGCTGGGCGAGAAAATCGGAACCATCGTCCATTAA